A section of the Oncorhynchus tshawytscha isolate Ot180627B linkage group LG09, Otsh_v2.0, whole genome shotgun sequence genome encodes:
- the LOC112259097 gene encoding transmembrane protease serine 13 isoform X1 has product MEHDQNSDHPPPYYLAVVPTQPPPEYGEVVGTRGWSDTPSQPYHINQPMPHANVIHVSQSAPPRRKKSLSCENSSHCYRGSGEATLLLVFLVIALWLGVCYGPSLVSGHLNSSEAYQPSEMEKDSCPSNTVECDGRQECKLGSDETNCLRFGSNGALQVKTNSAGSFLPVCYSGWNKGLADQTCAQLGFRASHSTSSVKDGSSTTLTVTGQTCNTIQGKVSVNSSSCLNKDTVSLQCINCGRQQSSRIIGGSAANLGDWPWQVSLHFRGFHTCGGTLVAPDFVVTAAHCFSRKDSSYLVPNNWRLYMGMVSQTMLPVPEMLEKIIVHESYDDNTNNYDIALLKLTHYVDYSNSIQPVCLPAYDKTVSPGTKCWTSGFGTTEGTARGSTSLMEVTVDIIDSSVCNRNTVYNGQVSQDMLCAGDMKGSKDSCQRDSGGPLVCKDSDQRWYLMGVASWGVGCGRSNMPGVYSRVSRLLPWVYSKMQQARP; this is encoded by the exons ATGGAGCATGACCAG AACAGTGACCATCCACCCCCATACTACTTAGCAGTAGTGCCCACCCAGCCTCCTCCAGAGTATGGAGAGGTGGTGGGAACAAGAGGGTGGTCTGACACCCCCTCCCAACCTTACCACATCAACCAGCCGATGCCACATGCAAATGTCATCCATGTCTCTCAGAGTGCCC CCCCTCGTCGTAAGAAAAGCTTGTCGTGTGAGAACAGTTCCCACTGTTACAGAGGATCAGGAGAAGCCACCCTACTGCTTGTCTTCCTCGTTATTGCTCTCTGGCTGGGGG TATGTTACGGTCCATCCCTGGTGTCTGGCCACCTAAACAGCAGTGAAGCCTACCAGCCCAGCGAGATGGAGAAAGACAGCTGTCCCTCCAACACTGTGGAGTGTGATGGCCGACAGGAATGCAAACTGGGCAGTGATGAGACCAATTGTT TAAGGTTCGGGTCGAACGGGGCTCTCCAGGTGAAGACAAACAGCGCTGGTAGTTTCCTCCCTGTATGTTACAGTGGCTGGAACAAGGGCCTGGCTGACCAGACCTGTGCACAACTAGGCTTCAGAGC GAGTCATAGCACTAGCAGTGTGAAAGATGGGTCCTCTACCACTCTCACTGTGACAGGGCAGACCTGCAACACCATCCAGGGAAAGGTGTCAGTAAA TAGCTCATCTTGCCTCAACAAGGACACTGTATCCCTGCAGTGTATCA ACTGTGGCCGGCAGCAGTCGTCCAGAATCATAGGGGGCTCTGCAGCGAATCTGGGCGATTGGCCTTGGCAGGTCAGCCTCCACTTTCGGGGTTTTCACACCTGCGGAGGCACCCTGGTGGCTCCTGACTTTGTGGTGACAGCAGCCCACTGCTTCTCCAG GAAAGACTCATCATACCTGGTGCCCAATAACTGGCGTTTGTACATGGGCATGGTTTCTCAGACGATGCTGCCTGTCCCTGAGATGTTGGAGAAGATCATTGTCCATGAGAGCTATGATGATAACACCAACAACTATGACATTGCCCTGCTTAAACTCACACATTACGTAGACTACTCCA aCAGCATCCagcctgtgtgcctgcctgcctatgACAAGACCGTCTCCCCTGGGACAAAATGCTGGACCTCTGGATTTGGGACAACAGAGGGGACAG CCCGTGGATCCACAAGTCTTATGGAGGTGACTGTGGACATCATTGACTCCAGTGTATGTAACAGAAACACAGTCTACAATGGCCAGGTCTCTCAAGACATGTTGTGTGCTGGAGATATGAAGGGAAGCAAGGACTCCTGCCAG AGGGACAGTGGAGGTCCTCTGGTGTGTAAGGACTCAGACCAGCGCTGGTACCTGATGGGGGTGGCCAGCTGGGGGGTAGGCTGCGGCAGGAGTAACATGCCGGGGGTCTACAGTCGTGTCAGCCGCCTGCTGCCCTGGGTCTACAGTAAGATGCAG CAAGCAAGACCGTGA
- the LOC112259097 gene encoding transmembrane protease serine 13 isoform X3, whose translation MEHDQNSDHPPPYYLAVVPTQPPPEYGEVVGTRGWSDTPSQPYHINQPMPHANVIHVSQSAPPRRKKSLSCENSSHCYRGSGEATLLLVFLVIALWLGVRFGSNGALQVKTNSAGSFLPVCYSGWNKGLADQTCAQLGFRASHSTSSVKDGSSTTLTVTGQTCNTIQGKVSVNSSSCLNKDTVSLQCINCGRQQSSRIIGGSAANLGDWPWQVSLHFRGFHTCGGTLVAPDFVVTAAHCFSRKDSSYLVPNNWRLYMGMVSQTMLPVPEMLEKIIVHESYDDNTNNYDIALLKLTHYVDYSNSIQPVCLPAYDKTVSPGTKCWTSGFGTTEGTARGSTSLMEVTVDIIDSSVCNRNTVYNGQVSQDMLCAGDMKGSKDSCQRDSGGPLVCKDSDQRWYLMGVASWGVGCGRSNMPGVYSRVSRLLPWVYSKMQQARP comes from the exons ATGGAGCATGACCAG AACAGTGACCATCCACCCCCATACTACTTAGCAGTAGTGCCCACCCAGCCTCCTCCAGAGTATGGAGAGGTGGTGGGAACAAGAGGGTGGTCTGACACCCCCTCCCAACCTTACCACATCAACCAGCCGATGCCACATGCAAATGTCATCCATGTCTCTCAGAGTGCCC CCCCTCGTCGTAAGAAAAGCTTGTCGTGTGAGAACAGTTCCCACTGTTACAGAGGATCAGGAGAAGCCACCCTACTGCTTGTCTTCCTCGTTATTGCTCTCTGGCTGGGGG TAAGGTTCGGGTCGAACGGGGCTCTCCAGGTGAAGACAAACAGCGCTGGTAGTTTCCTCCCTGTATGTTACAGTGGCTGGAACAAGGGCCTGGCTGACCAGACCTGTGCACAACTAGGCTTCAGAGC GAGTCATAGCACTAGCAGTGTGAAAGATGGGTCCTCTACCACTCTCACTGTGACAGGGCAGACCTGCAACACCATCCAGGGAAAGGTGTCAGTAAA TAGCTCATCTTGCCTCAACAAGGACACTGTATCCCTGCAGTGTATCA ACTGTGGCCGGCAGCAGTCGTCCAGAATCATAGGGGGCTCTGCAGCGAATCTGGGCGATTGGCCTTGGCAGGTCAGCCTCCACTTTCGGGGTTTTCACACCTGCGGAGGCACCCTGGTGGCTCCTGACTTTGTGGTGACAGCAGCCCACTGCTTCTCCAG GAAAGACTCATCATACCTGGTGCCCAATAACTGGCGTTTGTACATGGGCATGGTTTCTCAGACGATGCTGCCTGTCCCTGAGATGTTGGAGAAGATCATTGTCCATGAGAGCTATGATGATAACACCAACAACTATGACATTGCCCTGCTTAAACTCACACATTACGTAGACTACTCCA aCAGCATCCagcctgtgtgcctgcctgcctatgACAAGACCGTCTCCCCTGGGACAAAATGCTGGACCTCTGGATTTGGGACAACAGAGGGGACAG CCCGTGGATCCACAAGTCTTATGGAGGTGACTGTGGACATCATTGACTCCAGTGTATGTAACAGAAACACAGTCTACAATGGCCAGGTCTCTCAAGACATGTTGTGTGCTGGAGATATGAAGGGAAGCAAGGACTCCTGCCAG AGGGACAGTGGAGGTCCTCTGGTGTGTAAGGACTCAGACCAGCGCTGGTACCTGATGGGGGTGGCCAGCTGGGGGGTAGGCTGCGGCAGGAGTAACATGCCGGGGGTCTACAGTCGTGTCAGCCGCCTGCTGCCCTGGGTCTACAGTAAGATGCAG CAAGCAAGACCGTGA
- the LOC112259097 gene encoding transmembrane protease serine 13 isoform X2, translating into MEHDQNSDHPPPYYLAVVPTQPPPEYGEVVGTRGWSDTPSQPYHINQPMPHANVIHVSQSAPPRRKKSLSCENSSHCYRGSGEATLLLVFLVIALWLGVCYGPSLVSGHLNSSEAYQPSEMEKDSCPSNTVECDGRQECKLGSDETNCLRFGSNGALQVKTNSAGSFLPVCYSGWNKGLADQTCAQLGFRASHSTSSVKDGSSTTLTVTGQTCNTIQGKVSVNSSCLNKDTVSLQCINCGRQQSSRIIGGSAANLGDWPWQVSLHFRGFHTCGGTLVAPDFVVTAAHCFSRKDSSYLVPNNWRLYMGMVSQTMLPVPEMLEKIIVHESYDDNTNNYDIALLKLTHYVDYSNSIQPVCLPAYDKTVSPGTKCWTSGFGTTEGTARGSTSLMEVTVDIIDSSVCNRNTVYNGQVSQDMLCAGDMKGSKDSCQRDSGGPLVCKDSDQRWYLMGVASWGVGCGRSNMPGVYSRVSRLLPWVYSKMQQARP; encoded by the exons ATGGAGCATGACCAG AACAGTGACCATCCACCCCCATACTACTTAGCAGTAGTGCCCACCCAGCCTCCTCCAGAGTATGGAGAGGTGGTGGGAACAAGAGGGTGGTCTGACACCCCCTCCCAACCTTACCACATCAACCAGCCGATGCCACATGCAAATGTCATCCATGTCTCTCAGAGTGCCC CCCCTCGTCGTAAGAAAAGCTTGTCGTGTGAGAACAGTTCCCACTGTTACAGAGGATCAGGAGAAGCCACCCTACTGCTTGTCTTCCTCGTTATTGCTCTCTGGCTGGGGG TATGTTACGGTCCATCCCTGGTGTCTGGCCACCTAAACAGCAGTGAAGCCTACCAGCCCAGCGAGATGGAGAAAGACAGCTGTCCCTCCAACACTGTGGAGTGTGATGGCCGACAGGAATGCAAACTGGGCAGTGATGAGACCAATTGTT TAAGGTTCGGGTCGAACGGGGCTCTCCAGGTGAAGACAAACAGCGCTGGTAGTTTCCTCCCTGTATGTTACAGTGGCTGGAACAAGGGCCTGGCTGACCAGACCTGTGCACAACTAGGCTTCAGAGC GAGTCATAGCACTAGCAGTGTGAAAGATGGGTCCTCTACCACTCTCACTGTGACAGGGCAGACCTGCAACACCATCCAGGGAAAGGTGTCAGTAAA CTCATCTTGCCTCAACAAGGACACTGTATCCCTGCAGTGTATCA ACTGTGGCCGGCAGCAGTCGTCCAGAATCATAGGGGGCTCTGCAGCGAATCTGGGCGATTGGCCTTGGCAGGTCAGCCTCCACTTTCGGGGTTTTCACACCTGCGGAGGCACCCTGGTGGCTCCTGACTTTGTGGTGACAGCAGCCCACTGCTTCTCCAG GAAAGACTCATCATACCTGGTGCCCAATAACTGGCGTTTGTACATGGGCATGGTTTCTCAGACGATGCTGCCTGTCCCTGAGATGTTGGAGAAGATCATTGTCCATGAGAGCTATGATGATAACACCAACAACTATGACATTGCCCTGCTTAAACTCACACATTACGTAGACTACTCCA aCAGCATCCagcctgtgtgcctgcctgcctatgACAAGACCGTCTCCCCTGGGACAAAATGCTGGACCTCTGGATTTGGGACAACAGAGGGGACAG CCCGTGGATCCACAAGTCTTATGGAGGTGACTGTGGACATCATTGACTCCAGTGTATGTAACAGAAACACAGTCTACAATGGCCAGGTCTCTCAAGACATGTTGTGTGCTGGAGATATGAAGGGAAGCAAGGACTCCTGCCAG AGGGACAGTGGAGGTCCTCTGGTGTGTAAGGACTCAGACCAGCGCTGGTACCTGATGGGGGTGGCCAGCTGGGGGGTAGGCTGCGGCAGGAGTAACATGCCGGGGGTCTACAGTCGTGTCAGCCGCCTGCTGCCCTGGGTCTACAGTAAGATGCAG CAAGCAAGACCGTGA